From a single Prochlorococcus sp. MIT 0603 genomic region:
- a CDS encoding SDR family NAD(P)-dependent oxidoreductase, with the protein MNSHISKRILITGGTSGIGYQAVLKFIEAKHNLIIPCRNNSSLNFLLNSLKKDNISIDLIESKVEFPIVDLADLSSIETFSSKYIAGNKAIDTLILNAGIQYTGAKSIRRSNQGLELTIAINHIAHQYLSQRMIPLLIKSKTPRVVVTSSEVHDPDSPGGKVGAKAGLGNLDGMERSNEFEMIDGSSSFNPDKAYKDSKLCNILFAKELYYRLSIKHTKIPVLCWAPGLVIPRSKEGFFRYSRKYNEIGQIIFAFIARDLLRITETPMKAGQILNELATSEKYQKNIFLYLSNNIQRPGKMELNEKAFSEEATDTFKSKKLWDLTNSVIGSFVALDPL; encoded by the coding sequence ATGAATTCTCATATTAGCAAAAGAATACTTATCACAGGAGGTACTTCCGGTATAGGATATCAAGCTGTACTTAAATTTATTGAAGCTAAACATAATCTCATTATTCCATGTAGGAATAATTCTAGTCTTAACTTTCTCTTGAACTCTTTGAAAAAGGATAACATTTCAATTGATTTAATTGAGAGTAAAGTGGAATTCCCAATAGTTGATTTGGCTGACTTATCAAGTATAGAGACATTTTCGTCCAAATATATCGCAGGAAATAAAGCAATTGATACCTTAATACTTAATGCTGGAATCCAGTATACTGGAGCTAAATCGATAAGAAGATCTAACCAAGGATTAGAGTTGACTATTGCTATTAATCATATTGCTCATCAATATTTATCACAAAGGATGATTCCATTACTCATAAAATCTAAAACCCCTCGAGTAGTTGTAACCTCTTCAGAAGTTCATGACCCTGATTCTCCTGGAGGGAAGGTTGGAGCAAAAGCTGGTCTGGGTAATCTGGATGGAATGGAAAGGTCCAATGAATTTGAGATGATAGATGGATCATCATCTTTTAATCCAGATAAAGCCTATAAAGATAGTAAGCTATGTAATATTCTTTTTGCTAAAGAATTATATTATAGATTGTCAATTAAGCATACAAAAATACCTGTTTTATGCTGGGCCCCAGGTTTAGTTATTCCACGGAGTAAAGAAGGCTTTTTTAGGTATAGTAGAAAATATAATGAAATAGGGCAAATTATATTTGCTTTTATTGCTAGAGACTTATTACGAATTACAGAGACTCCGATGAAAGCTGGACAAATACTCAATGAATTAGCAACATCAGAAAAATATCAAAAAAATATATTTCTCTATCTATCTAATAATATCCAAAGACCAGGTAAAATGGAATTAAATGAAAAAGCTTTTAGTGAAGAGGCCACAGATACTTTTAAATCAAAAAAACTATGGGATTTAACAAATAGTGTTATTGGAAGTTTTGTGGCTTTAGATCCTTTATAG
- the arsS gene encoding arsenosugar biosynthesis radical SAM (seleno)protein ArsS (Some members of this family are selenoproteins.), which produces MNFPKIQRDTLETLQVNLGYKCNQACLHCHVNASPLRTEMMDEYNISLIPEVIRLYNIKVLDITGGAPEMHPLFIDLIQKVSGLDIKIIDRCNLTILLESGHENTAQTLAENNVSIIASLPCYEESNVDAQRGKNVFQKSIYALQMLNRLGYGKQKDRLTLDLVYNPIGPILPPSQVDLEKRYRDELKRRYSIEFSKLLVLANMPINRFSLALEKEGKLESYKSLLKENHNEANLKSVMCKSTISVDWKGNLYDCDFNQQLGIKSQFSPNTLKGLSKGTINSKEQEIKVGDHCFGCTAGNGSSCGGALT; this is translated from the coding sequence ATGAATTTTCCTAAAATTCAAAGAGATACACTTGAAACACTACAGGTAAATCTAGGTTATAAATGTAATCAAGCATGTCTTCACTGTCATGTTAATGCAAGCCCTTTGAGAACAGAGATGATGGATGAATACAATATTTCGTTAATACCGGAAGTTATTAGGCTTTACAATATTAAGGTCTTAGATATAACAGGTGGTGCTCCTGAAATGCACCCACTTTTTATAGATTTAATACAAAAAGTATCTGGTTTAGATATAAAGATAATTGATAGATGTAACCTTACAATTCTTTTAGAGTCTGGACATGAAAATACTGCCCAAACCCTTGCTGAAAATAATGTCTCTATAATAGCTTCATTACCATGTTATGAAGAATCAAATGTAGATGCTCAAAGAGGTAAAAATGTATTTCAGAAAAGCATATATGCCTTGCAAATGTTAAACAGATTGGGCTATGGCAAACAGAAAGATAGATTAACTTTAGATCTTGTATACAATCCCATAGGTCCAATACTTCCTCCTTCACAAGTTGATCTTGAAAAAAGATATAGAGATGAGCTAAAAAGAAGGTACAGTATAGAGTTTAGTAAACTACTTGTTTTGGCAAATATGCCTATTAATAGATTCTCCTTGGCTTTAGAGAAAGAGGGTAAACTTGAAAGTTATAAATCGCTTTTAAAAGAAAATCACAATGAAGCAAATTTAAAATCTGTTATGTGTAAGAGTACAATAAGTGTTGATTGGAAAGGTAATTTATATGATTGTGATTTCAACCAACAGCTAGGTATAAAGAGTCAGTTTAGCCCTAATACTCTTAAGGGTCTCTCTAAAGGCACTATTAATTCAAAAGAACAAGAAATTAAAGTTGGGGATCACTGCTTTGGTTGCACCGCAGGCAATGGGTCAAGCTGTGGCGGGGCACTAACATAA
- a CDS encoding phosphotransferase enzyme family protein, whose translation MTIDIDHLRRIAFTFVNVDCNLDIKEITNGLINKTYLVSQSGESEFSSFILQRVNQRIFSRPLDVISNYLIIEESILLNTIEKKAEVKCPLVLPKLLLNYQTNNKYLKKDNCFWRAFEYVPSSISFNNVNNSTQVSQCLESLWQFHCLTSSVKLENLKVAIPNFHDTPYYLNQFNIILKNFLLDKKLTFKTNRSLLDVINYAKENHNEANLIQKYFPNAKLKFGVTHGDPKFNNFLFNTNTCNIVSLIDLDTCQPGYIIYDLADCIRSLCNPAGEESHSIGKVEFNLDFYYHAINAYFIQDSLSSSRQDLICLPYAIRTITFELAIRFLTDYLQGNPYFDITYPNQNLNRSEIQFNLLESIKSKWANIIMITNDLAKKL comes from the coding sequence TTGACTATAGATATTGATCATCTACGAAGAATAGCATTTACTTTTGTAAATGTTGATTGTAATCTTGATATTAAAGAAATAACTAATGGTTTGATTAACAAGACTTATTTAGTGTCTCAATCAGGGGAATCGGAGTTTAGCTCTTTTATACTTCAACGGGTTAACCAAAGAATATTTTCAAGACCATTAGATGTTATTTCTAATTATTTAATTATAGAGGAATCTATACTATTAAACACTATTGAGAAAAAAGCGGAAGTCAAATGTCCTTTGGTTCTACCTAAGTTGCTTTTAAATTATCAAACAAATAATAAATACCTGAAGAAAGATAATTGTTTTTGGAGAGCATTTGAATATGTCCCATCTTCAATTAGCTTCAATAATGTTAACAACTCTACTCAAGTCTCCCAGTGTTTAGAATCCTTATGGCAATTTCATTGTCTTACATCTAGTGTTAAGCTAGAAAACCTAAAAGTAGCTATACCTAATTTCCATGATACGCCCTATTATTTAAATCAATTTAATATTATATTAAAAAATTTCTTACTAGATAAAAAACTTACTTTTAAAACCAATAGGTCTTTATTAGATGTAATTAATTATGCAAAAGAAAATCACAATGAGGCTAATCTTATACAGAAATACTTCCCAAATGCTAAGCTTAAATTTGGTGTTACTCATGGCGACCCAAAATTTAATAATTTTCTTTTTAACACCAACACTTGTAATATAGTCTCATTGATAGATCTAGATACATGCCAGCCTGGTTATATTATATATGACCTCGCGGATTGCATTAGATCATTATGTAACCCAGCAGGAGAAGAATCTCATTCGATTGGTAAAGTTGAATTTAATTTAGACTTTTATTATCATGCTATTAATGCATATTTTATTCAAGATTCTCTATCTTCTTCTAGGCAAGATCTTATATGTCTTCCTTATGCAATTAGGACTATTACGTTTGAACTTGCAATTCGATTTTTAACTGATTACTTACAAGGAAATCCTTATTTTGATATTACTTATCCAAATCAGAACTTAAATAGGTCTGAAATTCAGTTTAATTTATTAGAGAGTATCAAGTCTAAATGGGCTAATATCATCATGATTACCAATGATTTAGCCAAGAAGCTATAA
- the stpA gene encoding glucosylglycerol 3-phosphatase: protein MVGANNINLINKILNCERLLIVQDIDGVCIPLVENPLKREINGDYVKAASKLGNSFSVLTCGEHEGRRGVNRIVERSLQSKRIPRENGLYLPGLAACGIEYQDRFGNIELLGLDEREELFLKGVPVKMRSLLKEELLTFMPDIEEKEIERQVEIAICDTRFSPAINLNNLFKFFEQDITKKIRLQEIMQTVMDKIIIISKNAGLKRSFYLHISPNLGSKNGREIIKFATKQDIGSTDIQLIINGALKEAGLLVLINKYIFSKTGKSPLGMNFNVREAPKSIEGLIELCKKNIGNDEMPTLIGVGDTITSTKDINTKSWLRGGSDRGFLTLIQRLGEEYQKNNQIIFVDSSSGEVDRPSVNKSGFEGITDSADDLKFNLVMSNGPDEYKEWFIKFSQARTGKHTPKDSLL from the coding sequence ATGGTAGGTGCTAATAATATTAATTTAATAAATAAAATTTTAAATTGTGAAAGGCTCTTAATTGTTCAAGATATAGATGGAGTTTGTATACCACTAGTAGAGAATCCCCTTAAAAGAGAGATTAATGGAGATTATGTAAAAGCAGCCTCAAAACTCGGTAATTCTTTTTCTGTTCTAACATGCGGTGAACACGAGGGAAGAAGAGGAGTGAATAGAATAGTAGAAAGATCATTACAATCCAAAAGGATCCCAAGGGAAAATGGTCTATATTTGCCTGGTCTTGCCGCATGTGGAATAGAATATCAAGATAGATTTGGAAATATAGAATTACTTGGGTTAGACGAAAGAGAGGAATTATTCCTTAAGGGTGTTCCAGTTAAGATGAGAAGTTTATTAAAAGAAGAATTGCTTACTTTTATGCCAGACATAGAAGAAAAGGAAATTGAAAGACAAGTTGAAATAGCAATTTGTGATACAAGATTTTCACCTGCAATTAATTTAAATAATCTTTTTAAGTTTTTTGAACAAGATATAACCAAAAAGATTAGATTACAAGAAATAATGCAAACTGTTATGGATAAGATAATAATTATTTCAAAGAATGCAGGGTTAAAAAGGTCATTCTATTTACACATCTCTCCCAATTTAGGTTCAAAGAATGGAAGGGAAATTATAAAGTTCGCAACAAAGCAAGACATAGGTTCAACTGACATACAGTTAATTATAAATGGAGCTTTAAAAGAAGCTGGATTGTTAGTACTTATCAATAAATATATATTTTCAAAAACAGGTAAAAGCCCCTTAGGAATGAATTTCAATGTAAGGGAAGCACCTAAAAGTATTGAAGGTCTGATAGAGCTTTGCAAGAAAAATATCGGGAATGATGAAATGCCAACATTAATAGGAGTAGGTGACACTATTACATCAACAAAAGATATTAATACAAAATCATGGTTAAGAGGAGGAAGTGATAGAGGGTTTTTAACTCTTATTCAAAGATTAGGAGAAGAGTATCAGAAGAACAACCAAATCATATTTGTTGATAGTAGTTCTGGTGAAGTAGACAGACCATCTGTAAATAAAAGTGGTTTCGAAGGAATTACAGATTCTGCTGATGATTTAAAATTCAACTTAGTCATGAGTAATGGCCCTGATGAATACAAAGAGTGGTTTATAAAATTTAGCCAAGCAAGAACGGGAAAACACACTCCTAAAGATAGTCTTTTATAA
- a CDS encoding Fur family transcriptional regulator, which yields MKTDLGYSSLSSPLELGLHKTGRRLTPQRKKVLDLFQRIGSGNHLSAEEVHGHLLQIKSRVSLATIYRTLRLLVRMGFLHELELSEGGHRFELLSKDHPDHHHLVCINCGRTEEFESEEVVFAGRKASESKGFKLIESTLNVRGLCPQCI from the coding sequence GTGAAAACTGATCTTGGTTATTCATCTTTATCTTCACCCTTAGAACTAGGGCTGCATAAAACTGGCCGCCGATTGACTCCTCAAAGGAAAAAGGTACTTGATTTGTTTCAAAGAATAGGTAGTGGCAATCATTTAAGCGCCGAAGAAGTACATGGGCATTTGCTTCAAATTAAGTCACGAGTTTCACTGGCCACTATTTATAGAACGCTTAGATTATTAGTAAGGATGGGTTTTTTACATGAACTTGAATTGAGTGAAGGTGGACATAGGTTTGAACTCTTAAGCAAAGACCATCCTGATCACCACCACTTGGTTTGCATAAATTGTGGGAGAACAGAAGAATTTGAAAGTGAAGAAGTCGTTTTTGCGGGTCGCAAAGCTTCTGAGTCCAAAGGATTCAAGTTGATCGAATCAACCTTAAATGTAAGAGGCCTTTGCCCCCAATGCATATGA
- a CDS encoding isochorismatase family protein codes for MSSKLLDSNKTALVLIDFQEKLIQGVNNKDKVLFNINRLIDIFKIIDLEIFITEQNPDKLGKTVSEVLGVDKFRKYSKMGFSCTQSDELIRELKENKIINLLLCGVETHVCIFQSAIMLNSKGINVHVVADASGSRKEFDHNIAIERLRSLGITITSTEMAIFEMCKTANHKEFKRISAVIKREI; via the coding sequence ATGAGTTCCAAATTACTAGACTCCAATAAAACAGCTTTAGTCTTAATTGATTTCCAGGAGAAGCTAATACAAGGCGTAAATAATAAAGATAAGGTACTCTTTAACATAAATAGACTAATTGATATATTTAAAATTATTGATTTAGAGATATTTATTACAGAGCAAAATCCCGATAAGTTAGGAAAGACAGTTTCAGAAGTTCTAGGTGTAGATAAGTTTAGAAAGTATTCCAAAATGGGATTTTCCTGCACCCAATCTGATGAACTTATAAGAGAATTAAAAGAAAATAAAATCATAAATCTATTACTATGTGGAGTTGAAACACATGTATGCATTTTTCAAAGTGCTATAATGCTAAATTCAAAGGGCATTAATGTTCATGTTGTAGCTGATGCATCTGGAAGCAGAAAAGAGTTTGATCATAATATTGCAATAGAAAGATTAAGAAGTTTAGGCATAACAATTACTTCTACTGAGATGGCAATATTTGAAATGTGCAAGACAGCTAATCATAAAGAGTTCAAGAGGATAAGTGCGGTGATAAAGAGGGAAATATAG
- a CDS encoding mechanosensitive ion channel family protein yields MYTRLISSVCVFIIGYIFTLIGSRFLKSIFKRITLRTKSKTDDYILQVLLETIKPLGLSISAFAAWKVLAIQRTVYGLNEGITGAFKLILLILIVRLFNRVLLKLLNSWALKINDSAVSTMLKSLTPMVRAIIWCIGVVFYLNNMGVQMAAIWALLSAGGIGAGLALKEPVQEFFEYITILLDKPFQSGQFIHIDGVLAKVERVGVRSTRMRSINGEIIVMSNSSLTNGVISNYAEMERRRLVHKIGVVYDTKYSKMKSIPELIRNIIDNTTNAIFDRCHFTGFGESSLDFELVYFIPTNDYLSAMNAQQQINLEIMRLFENEGIEFAFPTQTIHMSK; encoded by the coding sequence ATGTACACGAGACTAATTAGCTCAGTATGTGTTTTTATAATCGGTTACATCTTTACACTTATAGGTTCGAGATTTTTAAAGAGCATTTTCAAGAGAATAACTTTGCGAACAAAAAGCAAGACAGATGATTATATACTTCAAGTTTTGCTAGAAACAATTAAACCCTTGGGTTTATCTATAAGTGCTTTTGCTGCATGGAAGGTGTTAGCTATTCAAAGAACTGTTTATGGACTTAATGAAGGAATAACAGGTGCTTTCAAGCTAATATTACTCATCCTAATAGTTAGATTATTCAACAGAGTATTACTTAAATTGCTAAACAGTTGGGCTCTAAAAATAAACGATTCTGCTGTAAGTACAATGCTTAAATCTCTAACCCCAATGGTCAGAGCAATTATTTGGTGTATTGGCGTTGTCTTTTATCTGAATAACATGGGGGTTCAAATGGCTGCAATATGGGCTCTTCTAAGTGCTGGTGGTATTGGTGCAGGTCTAGCACTTAAAGAACCTGTTCAAGAATTTTTCGAATATATAACAATTCTTCTTGATAAGCCATTTCAAAGTGGTCAATTCATTCATATAGATGGTGTTTTAGCGAAAGTAGAAAGAGTAGGGGTTAGATCTACAAGAATGAGAAGTATTAATGGAGAGATAATTGTCATGAGCAATAGTAGTTTAACCAATGGTGTTATCTCTAACTATGCAGAAATGGAAAGAAGAAGGTTAGTCCACAAAATTGGAGTTGTATATGATACTAAGTACTCAAAAATGAAATCAATACCAGAGCTAATTCGTAATATTATTGATAATACAACTAATGCTATATTTGATAGATGCCATTTTACAGGTTTTGGCGAAAGTAGTCTTGACTTTGAATTAGTTTACTTCATACCGACTAATGACTATCTATCAGCAATGAATGCTCAACAACAAATAAACCTAGAAATCATGAGATTATTTGAAAATGAAGGGATTGAATTTGCTTTCCCTACTCAAACTATACATATGTCAAAATAA
- a CDS encoding O-acetylhomoserine aminocarboxypropyltransferase/cysteine synthase family protein: protein MTSHHFETLQLHAGQEADPATNSRAVPIYQTSSYVFNDAEHGANLFGLKEFGNIYTRLMNPTTDVFEKRIAALEGGVAALATASGQSAQFLAIANCMQAGDNFVSTSFLYGGTYNQFKVQFPRLGINVKFASGDEIDSFASQIDSKTKAIYVESMGNPRFNIPDFVALSDLAKSKNIPLIVDNTLGGAGALIRPFDHGADVIVESATKWIGGHGTSLGGVIVDGGTFDWGNGKFPLMSQPSAAYHGLIHWEAFGFGSDICKMLGVPEERNIAFALRARLECLRDWGPALSPFNSFLLLQGLETLSLRIERHSSNAMNLAKWLNDHPKVSSVNFPGLPSDPYHQRAKQYLTGRGMGCMLMFSLKGGYDDAVLFINSLELASHLANVGDAKTLVIHPASTTHQQLSPEEQESAGVTPTMVRVSVGLEHIDDIKEDFSKALDKI from the coding sequence TTGACTTCACATCACTTCGAAACTCTTCAGTTACACGCTGGTCAGGAAGCTGATCCAGCAACCAATTCAAGAGCAGTTCCTATTTATCAGACAAGCTCATATGTTTTTAATGATGCAGAACATGGAGCTAATTTATTTGGCCTAAAAGAATTTGGAAATATTTATACCAGATTGATGAATCCTACAACTGACGTTTTTGAAAAAAGGATTGCAGCTCTTGAAGGAGGTGTGGCAGCACTAGCTACGGCCTCTGGCCAATCAGCTCAGTTTTTAGCTATAGCTAATTGTATGCAAGCTGGAGATAATTTTGTTTCTACTTCATTCCTCTATGGAGGCACATATAATCAATTTAAAGTGCAATTTCCTCGTTTAGGAATTAATGTTAAATTTGCAAGTGGTGATGAGATTGATAGCTTTGCTTCTCAAATAGATTCAAAAACCAAAGCCATTTATGTTGAATCTATGGGTAATCCTAGATTTAATATCCCGGATTTTGTTGCTCTTTCTGATTTAGCTAAGTCCAAAAACATACCTTTAATTGTTGATAATACCCTTGGTGGTGCAGGTGCCTTGATTAGACCATTTGATCATGGTGCAGATGTAATAGTTGAAAGCGCTACTAAGTGGATAGGGGGGCATGGAACAAGCCTAGGAGGCGTCATTGTTGATGGTGGGACATTTGATTGGGGCAATGGGAAATTCCCATTGATGTCTCAGCCAAGTGCTGCTTACCATGGTTTAATCCATTGGGAAGCATTTGGCTTTGGTAGTGATATTTGTAAAATGCTAGGGGTACCAGAAGAAAGAAATATAGCTTTTGCTTTAAGAGCCAGGCTCGAATGTTTAAGGGATTGGGGCCCTGCTTTAAGTCCTTTTAACTCTTTCTTATTGCTTCAAGGCTTAGAAACTCTGAGCTTACGAATAGAAAGACATTCTTCTAATGCAATGAATTTAGCTAAATGGCTAAATGACCACCCCAAGGTTTCAAGCGTTAATTTCCCTGGCTTGCCCTCTGATCCTTATCACCAAAGAGCAAAGCAATATCTTACTGGCAGAGGTATGGGATGCATGTTGATGTTCTCTTTAAAAGGAGGATATGATGATGCGGTTTTATTCATAAATTCATTAGAACTTGCAAGTCACCTTGCAAATGTTGGTGACGCAAAGACATTAGTAATTCATCCAGCATCTACAACTCATCAGCAACTTTCTCCAGAAGAACAAGAGTCTGCAGGGGTGACTCCTACAATGGTGAGGGTATCAGTCGGGTTAGAGCATATTGATGATATTAAGGAAGACTTTTCTAAAGCTCTAGATAAAATTTGA
- a CDS encoding homoserine O-succinyltransferase, giving the protein MALILPRGYHKISAVERNHISWIEPELAKRQDIRPLRIGILNIMPLGKQYEFNLLHPLGLSPLQIEPIWIRLTTHSYKTWDLHHLSEHYVGWDEAMSPSPLDGLIITGAPVEHLPFEDVKYWPELVELIKEARMRCASTLGLCWAGFALAYLAGVDKKVFDRKLFGVYPMKSLIPAHPIMGTQDDTFFCPQSRHAGLPDDEMEKAQEKGLLRLLSYGEKVGYTIFETTDQRQLMHLGHPEYNVGRLISEMERDKLRGDVPPPDNFNANKPQTPWRSHRNLMFQQWLWFCYQRVSLNN; this is encoded by the coding sequence ATGGCTCTGATTTTGCCGCGTGGTTATCACAAAATCTCTGCTGTTGAGCGTAATCACATTTCTTGGATTGAGCCAGAGCTAGCGAAGAGACAAGATATAAGACCACTAAGGATTGGAATACTTAATATCATGCCTTTAGGAAAGCAATATGAATTTAATCTTCTTCACCCATTAGGCTTATCACCCTTACAAATTGAACCAATTTGGATTCGTTTAACTACACATAGTTATAAAACATGGGACTTACATCATTTATCAGAACATTATGTTGGATGGGATGAGGCAATGTCACCTTCGCCTTTAGATGGACTAATAATTACTGGTGCTCCAGTTGAACACCTCCCTTTTGAAGATGTTAAATATTGGCCGGAATTAGTTGAACTAATTAAAGAGGCTCGAATGAGATGTGCAAGTACATTAGGTCTATGTTGGGCAGGCTTTGCACTGGCCTATCTTGCTGGTGTTGATAAGAAAGTCTTTGACAGGAAGCTTTTTGGGGTGTATCCCATGAAGAGCCTTATACCTGCTCACCCAATAATGGGTACTCAAGACGATACTTTCTTTTGTCCACAAAGTAGACATGCAGGCTTGCCAGATGATGAAATGGAAAAAGCCCAAGAGAAAGGCTTATTGAGGTTGCTTTCCTATGGTGAAAAAGTTGGATATACAATTTTTGAAACCACTGATCAACGTCAGCTTATGCATTTAGGTCATCCTGAATATAATGTTGGGAGGTTAATTTCTGAGATGGAAAGAGATAAATTGAGAGGTGATGTTCCTCCTCCAGATAACTTCAATGCAAATAAACCCCAAACTCCATGGCGCTCACATCGTAATTTAATGTTTCAACAATGGCTTTGGTTCTGTTATCAAAGAGTAAGTCTAAATAATTAG
- a CDS encoding alpha-ketoglutarate-dependent dioxygenase AlkB family protein, which produces MSNIPLILIHSWISTKNSKKLINQLLDEIQWEQTKLRVFGKEYLSPRLTSFLGTKGITYSYSGTKHIGKGFPDWFTPLLKDVQNYCKTEFNGCLLNLYRDGQDYMGWHADNEYELDKSKPIASLSLGAKRDFFLKHKHSLEKHCIEIKNGDLLIMKVPCQEEWIHSIPKRMRVNQIRINLTFRKYRFTN; this is translated from the coding sequence TTGTCTAATATACCTTTAATATTAATCCATAGTTGGATTAGTACTAAAAACTCAAAAAAGCTAATTAATCAGTTATTAGATGAAATCCAATGGGAGCAAACTAAATTAAGAGTTTTTGGCAAGGAATATTTATCACCTCGTTTAACTTCCTTTTTAGGAACTAAAGGAATTACTTATAGTTATAGTGGAACAAAGCATATTGGTAAAGGATTTCCAGATTGGTTTACCCCATTGTTAAAGGATGTCCAAAATTATTGCAAGACAGAGTTTAATGGATGTTTACTTAATTTATATCGTGATGGTCAAGATTATATGGGCTGGCATGCTGATAATGAATATGAACTAGACAAATCAAAACCTATTGCATCTTTATCATTAGGAGCAAAAAGAGATTTTTTTTTGAAACATAAACATAGTCTAGAAAAACATTGTATAGAAATTAAAAATGGCGATCTTCTAATAATGAAAGTACCTTGCCAAGAAGAATGGATTCACTCAATTCCTAAAAGGATGAGAGTAAATCAGATAAGGATAAATTTAACGTTTAGAAAATATAGATTTACTAATTAA